caaggaaaaaatatttcGGATGATATTCTATTAGCTCATGAAATCTTGAATGTCcttaggaaaaagaaaggaagaaaattcaGCTTTGGTGCTTTAAAGATAGACATGAGTAAAGCCTATGATAGGGTAAATTCGAATTTTCTAAAAGCAGTGCTATCTGTGATGAAGTTTGACTCAAAATGGATTAATTGGATTATGGAATGTGTGTCCTCTGTGTcatacactttacttgtaaatGGGAACCTGACAACCCTTTTCATACCTGCACAAGGATTGAGGCAAGGGGACCCTTTGtcccttatctttttcttttgtgtgcaAACATCCTTTCCATTTCCTTTCTTGAAGCAAAAAGTTTTAATAGGATAAAAGGGGTAAAATTAGGGAGGAATGGGCTGTCTTTTACTCACTTGTTGTTTGCTGATGATTCCCTTTTATTCTTTAGAAAGGACAAGCActcatttgaaaatataatgaaGATCCTTGATTGGTATTGTAAGCTCTCGGGTCAGAAAATTAACTTGTCCAAATTTGATCTATATTGTTCTCCTAATATGCATGAGTCTGATCAAAATTCCTTAGCTCGAGGGCTGCAAGTGAATCCGGTCCAAAATCCTATCAAATATCTTGGTTTGGATTTCAAATTAAGAGGGAATAGAGTTGCTGATTTCTAGTTTCTTATTGATAAACTAAATTCTAAACTGCAAGGATGGAAAGTAAAACTTCTATCTCAAGCAGGCAGAATAACCCTCATTTCATCAGTTTTACAATTCCTCCCTCTTTATACTTTCTCTTGTTTTAGGGTACCTGGAAGTATATGCAACAAAATGGATTCCATTATGAGGGCTTTTTGGTGGGGGCATGAGCCTGGAGAACATAAACTGCATCTTGTCAACTGGGATCAACTTTGTCAACCAAAGAGAAATGGTGGCTTAGGACTTAAGAAGTTTAGTTTAATGAATCAAGCTTTGTTAGCCAAActgtgctacactttcttgagCACAAAATCCTATGATAAgaactaaggtgttcatgattggctagtaactagtggtgagatggttatttatgcctttctcattaGGTTCTAGTCCTAACAATCAAAAtcatgtgacttcaaaatcaaggtCATGTGATCAAAACCTATAAAcaactcccacacaacatgcactacttAGCTAATACTAGCAAAGTGCAGAGGAAATATAAGCTCATCCAATctaaacaaggtacacaagcatgttatgtaaagataataggCCAACCTTGATTACAAATCCAAGATATATAATACAAAAcatatttcttcttctcttttttatttattattatttatttttaaaggaataacaaaaacaacatattatgaaatgcatgaatatattacaatgcaaatcctaaaagccaaaaaaaaaaaaaaaaaaattcaaaagaagaaTGGTCATAAAGAGTATTAAGAAGAATCACAAAgaccttttgcatccaaaacttctTAGATGCAACTCTAGCtttggagttattattcatattagaatgATGTGCAACTCCAGGGTTGGTATAAAGGTTTAaaacctttaccaattcaccaataagtaccataggatcttgtgcttgaggcacaggtacttttggcttatttgctcGCTTTGCAGCTGGCAACTTGAAACAATTTGGGCGAATATGCCTAgcctttccacaaaaatgacaaacccacaAAGTTATATCATGCATCTTATCCTTAGGGAGGTTAGGATTCTTAGGCTTAAAGTCTTTatgatcaaccctaatcttcctaggaggtgGTGTAACTTCTATTGGTTTGACAATCTCACTCTTGGGAGGcttagaagaagaaacaaagtttgtggaatgagttTTAGACACCGAGAAGGGGTATTATTCagttctaggttaacacaataaaatcatatcatgtaaataatgcggaaatataaagaacacaatgatatgataactcaggaaaaccTAACCAataaaaaacctgaggaggatttaagctagttatcctcaaggtaagacagatccattatgaaagaattgaagtttgtacaatagaacttagaccactaacatcctattgttacctcgagtagaaaatttactaccacgaccatgtgacaactccgagtccatggactacttctttttttgatccactgcaaccacaagttctcctacttgtgactttgagactcaaCTCAAAAGTTTCAAATCTTCTTTAAAATTCTTTATGCAACAACTAAAGATTTCTTGACACGAATCTTGATCTTGACAcctctatgtgtgtgtataaaggtaaaaacctttagatctcacaaaagattcaacacacaactcTCCAAAGACTTATAAAatgtagctagggtttttccttttatacttgaagtaaaacacaaaaccctacacgtcaaacgagCTTGGGCTAAATTCGAAtttctgcaaaaaaataaatctgcacgtTGTTTgatcgatcaagtctaattttcgattgatcgagccttgcagatttagtccaataatttctgcaatcactcgattccaattttacaagtaaacacactttgagcaagcctaaacctagactctatgttttgatcatggtttgccaacacattacaaattgaagttctaatacattagttcctaaagtcttagaacctcaCACAAAGTTTTCTCAAGCTCAATCGAcactataaaataatatgatgtgTCTCTACACTTATACACATGTCATATTCCTAATGTACGTTGAAACCAGAGGTTCTAAATATGTTTAGAATtgtattctctctctcattattaCCAGATATCCCTCCCTTAGGTTTCCTaaggattttctttttcttttcttttcataatttgGCTATCAGGGCAGAAGATGTTACGAGTATGCTGGAGAACATGATATTGACTTTGGAGGAAGAGGAGATTATTGAGATTCTAGACGAAGGACGAAAAGAAGGGCTAGAAAGTTGTGCACTTAGTCTGATTGGGAAGTTCCTTACTTGTCACCCTTTCAATAAGAGGGCAGCCATAAGTACTTTGAAAAGGGCATGGGGATTGGAGGAAGCTGTCCAGATTGTTGAGGTGGGAACAGATTTATTTCAACTCAAATTTCAATCCGAGTTTGAGATGAATCGTGTGCTTAAGGGTGGTTCATGGACTTTTGATAACCAGGTTTTGATGTTGCTTCAATGGAAAGTACGGATGATAGTTAACAATGTTAAGTTTGATTTAGTTTCCCTTTGGGTGCAAATATGGGGTGCTCCTTTTGATTTGGTGTCACCTAAAATTGCAGAGGCTGTGGGAAGTAGATTGGGCTTGGTGGTTGAGgtggagaaaaaacaaaaaccttgagGACCAGAGCTATTTTATGAGAGTTAAAGTTGCTATTCCATTAGCAAAACCGATCCAAAGAGGTGCGTTCTTGGCTAGTTCAGATGGTACGAGTCATTAGGTTACTTTTAAGTATGAGCGACTTCCCTTGTTTTGCCATCATTGCGGTATACTGGGATATGATTTAAAGCATTGTGCCCCATATTTTGCTTTAACTAAGAATGAGGGGGAGGTAATCTGTCAATATGGAGACTGGTTGAAGGCTACGGGTGGTCGAAATCGTTCACCTCCTCGCAGGAATTCTAATAGGGAAAAAGTAGTTGGGGAGGTCCGGACTGGTCAAGTTAGCCACAGAGTAGAGGTGGCGGACAGTGGGGCAACTATCCTTAACCCTAGGGAACAAGATGAGTTACGTAAGGAAAGGAACTACGAAAAACAAGGAACAAATTTAGAAGTGAAATATGTGGCAACCGAAATTAATGGGATTGAGGTGACAGACAAGGAAGGGGTGCGATTTGGTGTATCTGATACTAAAGTCACTGTGCTAAATTCAAATGCAAGGGATATCGTTGAAGTGGAAGATCCCATGCACGTGGTGATTGCGGATTCTGGAATTGGGCCTCGAAGCCCAAAACCAAAGGCAACATGGACTAGGCTAAGACGCATGGAAATTGGGCCTGTGGAACTCATCAAGGAAGGGGCCAAGTCTGTTTTGGGGAAACGAATTACAAGCAGAAAGGGTAGCAACTTGGTTGAGGATGAGCAACTTGAAGTGGTGAAGTGAGGTAAAAGCAGTGCTGATTCTAATTTAGAGGAAACGGCGGGGGTGCCCATGCACCCTTGCTAAATGCAATGAATCTTCTCAGTTGGAACTACCAAGGGCTTGGGAACTCTTGGACAGTTCAAAGCCTTTACAAGTTAGTGAGGGATCAAGCTCCCATAGTCTATTTCTTCATGGAGACAAGACTAGATAAAGACAGTTTTGCAAAACATGGTTGGGAGTTGCCTTTCCCGAATAAGTTCATTGTAAAGAAGCCTTATTTTGGGGGAGGTTTAGTATTGATATGGAAATCAGAGGTTCAGTTAgatgttattaattttatagagaATCATATATTAGTGAAGGTGGTCGAGGATGATGGTTTTACTTGGTTTTTGACAAGTTTCTATGGGCGCTATTATCACATATTTCCTCGTTTTTGGatgggttgtggtggtgtgTAGGAGATTTCAATGCGATTCTTCATCAGTCAGAAAAGCAAAGTAGACATCCACCTCAGTATAAATAGATGAAAGAGTTTCAAGCAGCATTGGAGTTATGTAACTTatttaatttgggttttcaaGGGTACAAATTTACGTGGAACAACAAAAGACCTGGGGCAGCAAATACTAGAGAAAGATTGGATCAAGCTGTTGCAAATTATGAGTGGAAGGAAAAGTTTTCTGCTAGTTCTCTCAGCCACGGGTTCAGCCATGGATCTGACCATGTCctaatttttcttcaaactaGAATAGACCGTGATTTCAAGGGAGGAGGGCCTTGTGGTTTCAGGTTTGAAGAATCTTGGCTGATGTGGGATAAGTGCGAAGGAGTGGTCATGGATTCTTTGGTCAATTCGGGTGGAGTGGCAACTGGTTTACGTGCAACAGTGGACAAGATTAAGGGTTGTAGGGCAAAATTATTGGCCTAGGGTTTGGCCAAAACATCTCTTGATACGGATGAGAAAAAACATTTAACTAAAAGATTGAaaagatgaatgaagaagagttatcagaagagagaagagaggaagTCCTGGTGGCAAGCAAAAAATTAGATGATATTCTTCTTAAGCAGGAAATTATTTGGGTGCAACGATCTTGAGTATCCTGATTAAAGCATGGAGATAGGAATACAAAGTTTTTCCATTCAAAAGCTTCCCAAAGGTGCAAAAGGAATTTCATTCATGTTATTAAAAACCAGCATGGTAATTGGGTGGAGGACATTAGAGACGTGGCGGAGGTGGCTGTTAATTATTTTGAGACCATATTTCACTCAGGTACATGTGAAAGGATGGAAGAATGTCTAAACACAATTCCCCAAAGGATGACTACAAATATGAAGGAAGAGTTGTCTAGGCCTTACAGCATGGAGGAAGTAAAAGCATCATTATTTCAAATGGGACCTACTAAAGCTCGAGGACCCGATGGTATGAATGCTCTTTTTTATCAAAAGTTTTGGCATATTGTTGGTAATGATGTTAGTTCTGCTGTGTTGGATTTTCTGAATTTTGGTAATATGATACTTGAAATAAATTATACTCATATTGTTCTTACTCCAAAAATTAAGTCACTAGAGAAGATGACAGATTTCAAACCCATTAGTTTGTGCAatgttatttacaaaataatctCTAAAGTGCTAGCTAATAGACTGGAGATTATATTACCCCAGTTGATCTCCCCTACCCAAATTGCTTTTGTGCCAGGTTGACTTATCACTGATAATGTGTTGATAGCCTATGAAAATTTACACGCCATGCACAGgagaaaaaaggggaagaaagGATCTCTAGCCTTGAAATTAGATGTCAGTAAAGCTTTTGACCGAGTAGAGTGGGCCTTCCTGAGTGGTATGATGGTTAGACTGGGATTTCCTAAGGATTGGATTAATAgggtgatgagttgtgtcaccACACCTTCCTTTTCGGTTCAGATTAATGGTAAAGCATATGGAAACATTACCCCATCGAGAAGGCTCTGCCAAGGGGACCCTTTATCACCTTatctatttcttttatgtgcAAAAGGGTTCACTTCTTTGCTATCCAAAGCGGAATATGAGAGGCAGCTTCATGGTGTACAAATTTGCAGAAGGGTGCCTAGTATTTCTAACTTGCTTTTTGTAGatgattctttaattttctgtCAGGCAAATCAAGAAGAAATGCAGGTGATTTCTGATACGTTGCAATTGTATGCAAAACCTTCTGGACAATGCATCAATTTTGAGAAGTCATCAGTATATTTTAGTAGTAATACATCTGAGAGACAGAAGCAATCATCAAACAAGCCTTGGGAGTCAGGGAAGTGGATAGATTTGATTCTTATTTGGGTTTGCCGACTTTGGTTAGGAGGGCCAAGTACCAAACATTTGCATATCTTAAGGAGCGGGTTTGGAAAAAACTTTAGGGGTGGAAAGGTAGAATGCTATCTCGAGTCGGAAAAGAAGTTCTTATCAAAGCAGTGGCCCAATCAATTCCAACATATACTATGGGAGTGTTCTTGCTGTCAGTAAAGCTTTACAATGAGTTAGATGCTCTATGTGCaagattttggtgggggcagaTTGGCAATGAACggaaaattcattggaagaGTTGGAATTTTTTGACGAAATCTAAGAAGGAAGGTGGTATGGGATTCCGGGATATCAGGAGTTTTAATCTAGCTATGTTGGCAAAGCAAGGTTTGAGGATGTTACAAGACCAAAACTCACTCTTATCTAGGTGTTTCAAGGCCAAGTATTTTCCAAGATGTAGCTTTATGGAGGTGGCAGATTGTCCTAACAGTTCCTATGTTTGGAAGAGTGTGCTGGCTGCTCAACAAATCTTAAAAATGGGTTGCTATTGGATAGTGGGCACCAGTTCTTCAATATGAGTGATGAAAGACAAGTGGATACTGAATCATCCTGCTAATAAGATTCTATTTCCTACTGaacattgaaagttcaaaaacgtgtacaaaacacctttgaacgtttagacccccaaaatacaacttaactaatacaagcaatatgtcaaacaactagtgtgcggaaacttaacacatgctataatacgaaattggttaaatactatctaagccataacaaaataaaaccacagcagataatataaaggcaaagatagagaggaaggaagatgcaaacacaaagacaacacgcgatgtgttatcgaagaggaaaccgaagtcctcggcgaaaaacctctccgccgccctccaagcggtaatcaatccactagaaaatacagttgggatacaaggacagcaatagaccctccaagcctaatctacccagtgcacctaagccctctaagcttcttgcttcaacgaggttgcgccgaacctttttcttttctagcttcccggattctgctactagaccatagcatcaaccaatgaagattggttccttcctaactgcttcccagaaatccaaacaactgtctcacagtgatgatgatggtgagaaccaggtttggtataatgcctctcaaggatttgacaatggagaggaagagagttgaggaatttgaagagactctaaggtagagattgtgggtgaagcaatctggtttttctttagggtttctctctcaaaattctctctagaagctctctttcaatcgtgggtaaaaggggtatttatactggagtgggagaggaatgtgaaacgtcaggttttacaaaacaggggtggcttgcggcttgacctcgcggcttgactaagtcgcgagattcagtcgcgagttaaccgtatggccagttgtcctgttttgtcctgtagtgctccagctagcatgactgttcatcttccagcatgcttggcacgtgtgctgcttctggcggcttgcagccgcgagtaacccgcgagtcccagccgcgagtctctgttttcttgcacactcttgagcaatcttcactctatctcactcactacccttacaacaaacccacctaaatacagggttactaaatgctgaattacaagcaagtttggcacggaataaagccaattagatggttgaataaattcaaccttacaatctccccctttggctattccgtgacaaaaccctaaaacagactctagacttaacatgtgagttgggaacagttgaacaaaactcactcacacctaactctagaagctgtgaagcacttgaatcatatgaacataatactcctgaaacacaacaatacaccatgatcattgtaagcagaaaattataaatgcatatgaaacaggcaatatgtgatcaagcaaagatggagttaataaacaaaccatggcttgatcaaccaagtgaacaccacaaggtagtgatcacagtgctcattcacacttggaatgaacacaaggacatacaagttaacaagcacaaggcaagacacttgtatgctcaaacactcaaccaatgcataacacacaaggcatatgcatctaggaacaatcctacaagggcacaagagtgacagtacataaaccaaaatgcagaacatttagattaaagtactgattttaacatagcataaaggctgcattaagcaaggtacataccataaagcctacaaactatgcataaaacattaaccctaaaagcttacaaaagcacatgggtacaaacacaaaagcattctgaataacatcatcaaaatatattaaagtttaaaccaagattATAAGTTATGAAttagaaacaactatacaccaaaacacagtgtatcaaaaccattaaaacactaaaagtacccaacaaacataaacctaaaaacaaaagtatgacaaaagtatgtgtgtactccccctatcactatgcacacttccctttgaacttttctcccccttactgaatgctctccccctttttgtcacgaatagctaaagactctcgtccaactttcgttgaatctcatctagctgattctccatagtcttgagacgcatttggacatggttgtttgtggagtagagaagtgccacaagctcatcaacgcgtttctgaatatgctcaagtacactgccgactctatcagtatgaggagcagtctgtgcttgcggaatactagccggtgaagcttcaggaacagcacgtgatgtagatgtggtatgtgcaggtgtctctgagtcaggggcagatggagtaaccggagagatgtgagcacttcttggtgatttagaggagtgacttctgctagcttaaagagtgaacaaggaaatgggacgttgacgagtcaacatttttccatctgcaggaggaataatgcctgcacgaagaatgagcttcatgatgagactgcaaaatggaataattcctcgagctgcagatcgacacgcggtcttcctcaaggtgtagtagatgtgagcacatatatcaatgggggctcctgtaatgaggtcacaaagaaatagagctctcccaagattgatgaatgtagtgttggacagtgggtagagattggtgaacatgatcaacttcagtgtggtcagctcaggtgcaaactttgcggtgctgatggatgttcctgcactggatacttcatgatcatatcctaggatttgtaaaatttctccaacttctggatttcgttcatcataaggagttatattcacattctgaggtctggtgatgctgagaagatctgcgatggagtctggggtaacactaaactctgttcctctgacccagaaaatgagttgaggtccaagatcagttgcattggagaagcattctttgaccagctcatccattggatcatcaaagttcccaaacaagtttgcccaatctcgtttcttaaagattcgagggatgaaagtggtccctaaggtgttgaactctaccacccgttccaatatagtggttgacttgtcaaacacatttgagtaggcgtgtgagttaagcggaagtctgaacctatccttattgggatcttgagatgcctgagatgatagacgagtccttttagcaactggtgttgctggttcgtcagcaacaatgtctttacccctggaagatcgacgagacatctgcaagagaacatgcccacagcaaagaaccaaacaacaataccacacaagataattgtcaacaagattcagtgtaaacaaaatttcaatatataaacacaaactgaagatagtgcagacccagccaaacttccaacaatacaaagaagcacaaaataacaggtgcagcaaaatggtgatagtgcaccaagacatagatagacaacacaactgacaaaactgttaatgagacaggttatcatgaccatgatatgcaaacagatacagcattcgaacatttagagcagataacataaatcactccatcagagatatgaacaagggaaaatatttcaacatgaagaaaccaatcatccacactagagcacatggtttagagacatacattatgttatcagaaaaactcagtaaccaataccgaacaccaacatcaatacttaagcaagtgaaatgagtaagtcaaatagacaccaaacccatttaagaaaagattttgagactcaataataggcaaaaatcagaacaatgaaaaacacattgtgaccgctcagcatgaaaacaggagagaacaatatcaaacaagacactccatacccattacacaaagagagaagtatttcgAACATACTaacagt
The sequence above is drawn from the Quercus robur chromosome 7, dhQueRobu3.1, whole genome shotgun sequence genome and encodes:
- the LOC126691223 gene encoding uncharacterized protein LOC126691223, encoding MKEELSRPYSMEEVKASLFQMGPTKARGPDGMNALFYQKFWHIVGNDVSSAVLDFLNFAYENLHAMHRRKKGKKGSLALKLDVSKAFDRVEWAFLSGMMVRLGFPKDWINRVMSCVTTPSFSVQINGKAYGNITPSRRLCQGDPLSPYLFLLCAKGFTSLLSKAEYERQLHGVQICRRVPSISNLLFVDDSLIFCQANQEEMQVISDTLQLYAKPSGQCINFEKSSVYFSSNTSERQKQSSNKPWESGKWIDLILIWIGNERKIHWKSWNFLTKSKKEGGMGFRDIRSFNLAMLAKQGLRMLQDQNSLLSRCFKAKYFPRCSFMEVADCPNSSYVWKSVLAAQQILKMGCYWIVGTSSSI